The Leishmania donovani BPK282A1 complete genome, chromosome 1 genome contains the following window.
gcaaccCCGGCAAACACACATCGCATACACGAACATACCCGGTACGGcgcgcccgcccgcccgcccccccccccggcccACGAAAGCGACCGCCCTTTGATCAGATCACCACGGAGCTCTACGCTTCCGCTTTCGAGAAGGGCATGGCGGAGAAGATGGCAGAGATCAGGCGACCAAGCCCAAACCTGACGAGCCCACCCTCGAAAACACGGTTGCGGCActggggcggggcggggcgcCGCTTGGGCGCGCACGTCTGGCCTTCCAAAACCCCTGCCCCGCAGACGCAAAACCGGAAATGCAAAATCCGGAGCAGGCCCACGCCCCAAAGTTCTCCGCCCACACGGACAAGATCTACCCCGATGGCGCCTTTTACAACCGCATCAAGGCTGTGCACGACGAGCGTTCCAGCCTCGCTGGTGAAGACTTGCGGCTGGTTTGAAAATACGCCGAAGGGTTTCGCAGGGCCGGCGCCGGCCTTGGCAACGCAGCGAAGGAGAAGCCGAGGCAAGCGAACGAGCGCCCCGCCAACCCCAAGAGCGGTTTTGCAGAAGGGGGACGGACACACGGGGGACCGCGCTGCTTGTTGTGGGTGGCGCCGCCCGGGCTTGGGGGCCTCGGCGTGGTAGGGGCCACGCGCCCCAAGAAGGGGGCAAGGAACGTTTGCTATACGGAAGGAAAGCGTTTATTAACGCAAACcgggcgccgcagcagccgctaGCGTCTCTGAGAGGCCGCGGGGGGCACCACAACCCGTTTTAGGCAAGGGCCCAGCGCGCCGGACGCGGTGACGCGAAGGACACAAGCGCCATCACCGTGGAgattgcgcagctgcggctgagAAAGGCAAAGCCGCTCGGCAAGAAGAGCTTTTccgagcggcagctgcagaaccAGATGGCCGGCCCGGCATCCGCGGAGGCCTTGCTGCGCGATAtgggcgatgcggcggcgtcgaaggtgaagagggaggcggctGACATCAAGCAGATGATTCgcgaggagggtggggaCTTCGAGCTGGCGCCCTGGGACTGGAAGCACTACGCGGAGCGAGTACGCAAGCAGCGGTACGACCTCGACGATAACGAAACGAAGCCGTACTTTGAGCTGAACAACGTGCTTGAGCGTGGCGTGTTCTACACGGCGGAGAAGCTGTACGGTGtgacgatgcagcggcgcacggATCTGCCGGTGTACCACCCCGACGCGATGTCGTTTGAGATGTTTGACTGCATGGGTGAGTCACTCGCCATTTTCCGCCTTGACCCTTACGCGCGCGCAAGCAAGCGTGGTGGTTGGTGGATGACCTTCTATGCTCG
Protein-coding sequences here:
- a CDS encoding peptidyl dipeptidase, putative, encoding MQNPEQAHAPKFSAHTDKIYPDGAFYNRIKAVHDERSSLAGEDLRLV